Proteins from a single region of Orcinus orca chromosome 20, mOrcOrc1.1, whole genome shotgun sequence:
- the PIEZO1 gene encoding piezo-type mechanosensitive ion channel component 1 isoform X6 produces the protein MEPHVLGAVLYWLLLPFVLLAACLFRINALSLVYLLFLLLLPWFPGPSGHSIPGHTGRLLRALLGFSLLFLAAHLTFQICLHTVPHLDQLLGPSCSTWDTVSRHIGVTRLDLQDVPNAIRLVAPDLGVLAASSLCLGVCGRRTRTARRSQRAQEPDHDNGGVDTGSLVGLQEAPALTHKRRSWLAARFRITAHWLLVAAGRTLAVVLLALAGIAHPSAFSSVYFLLFLTVCTWWACHFPISPLGFSALCVTVGCFGAGHLLCLYCYQTPLAQSMLPPASIWARVFGLKDFVPPPNCSSPNALVLNTSHEWPVYVSPGILLLLCYTVTSLLKLQARWPADRGKEAAGGDMELEVELTEVEQRPQGQAGAPATREEEATQHTMPVPPDREDNCIVHDLTGHSPVQQRPAHPRLTGPKETSPLHGLGHLIMDQSYVCALIAMMVWSITYHSWLTFVLLLWACLIWTVRSRHQMAMLCSPFILLYGLALCSLRYVWAMDLRPELPTALGPVSLRQLGLEHTRYPCLDLGAMLLCTLTFWLLLRQFVKEKLLKRARDPVALMEVTVAAAEPTQTRTLLRSLGELVRGVYAKYWVYVCGGMFIMVSFAGRLVVYKIVYMLLFLLCLTLFQVYYSLWRKLLKAFWWLVVAYTMLVLVAVYTFQFQDFPAYWRNLTGLTDEQLGDLGLEQFSVSELFSSILVPGFFLLACILQLHYFHRPFMQLTDPEHRPPPSARTLRWAHRQDTVSGTPLLQQEEEEAAPRDEGLGVAGPHQAIQVPEASKWGLVAERLLDLAAGFSDVLTRAQVLTRRLLELHVFKMVALYTVWVALNEVSVLNFLLVVLWAFALPYPRFRPMASCLATVWTCIIIVCKMLYQLKVVSPHEYASNCTEPFPNSTNLQKTEIHESLLYRGPIDPANWFGVRKGFPNLGYIQSHLQILLLLVFEAVVYRCQDYHRRRRQLAPLPAQAVCADGTRQQLDRDLPSCLKYFVNFFFYKFGLEICFLMAVNVIGQRMNFMVILHGCWLVAVLTRRRREAIARLWPSYCLFLALFLLYQYLLCLGIPPALCIDYPWRWSRAIPMNSALIRWLYLPDFFSAPNATNLINDVLLLLCASQQWQVFLAERTEEWQHVAGINTDDLELLQGEPNPVPNFIHCRSYLDMLKVAVFRYLFWLVLVVVFVTGATRVSIFGLGYLLACFYLLLFGTSLQQKDTRTRLVLWDCLILYNVTVIVSKNMLSLLSCVFVEQMQSSFCWVIQLFSLVCTVKGYYNPKEMLGRDQDCLLPVEEAGVLWDSVCFLFLLLQRRVFLSYYFLHVRAELRATALQASRGFGLYNAANLKTIELHRRAEEKSLAQLKRQMERIRAKQEKHRQSRARRGHPQGSLDPSQESGPGSARGSSPRPQWWRSWLDHATVIHSGDYFLFESDSEEEEEVQPEDAQQSAQSAFQMAYQAWVTNAQMVLHQQRQEQAGPLPTGGDPSQEAELAEGLEDEVAGRSHVMQRVLSTMQFLWVLGQALVDELTRWLHDFTRHHRATSDVLRAERYLLTQELLRGGEVRRDVLDQLYASEAEMIRDALSTPSSGLGAEEPQSSVTEDISSPLSASCNTQSSGEEMVTEPRASLHGSRELPTSGRARMRTASELLLDRCLHIPELEEAERFAAGQGRVLRLLEAVYQCVAAHSELLCYFVIILNHMVTASAASLMLPVLVFLWAMLSIPRPSKRFWMTAIIFTEVTVVAKYLFQFGFFPWNSYAVLRRYENKPYFPPRILGLEKSDSYIQYDLPQLMVLFFHRAQLLCYGLWDHDEDPVPKERDRGGGKDKAAEEEPALLGPQGEPGVARAPTEDDIPVEAKDGSPEPRDERRVSLRLRKRKKESTGPRGREATESEDDKEVGAEAAAAESEERQSRHCTRARALGLQLQSFCLSLARSVYWPVRRFFHDILHTKYRAATDVYALMFLADVVDFVIIMFGFWAFGKHSAATAITSSLSDDQVPEAFLVMLLIQFGTMVVDRALYLRKTVLGKLAFQVVLVLAVHLWMFFILPAVTERMFSQNAVAQLWYFVKCIYFALSAYQIRCGYPTRILGNFLTKKYNHLNLFLFQGFRLVPFLVELRAVMDWVWTDTTLSLSNWMCVEDIYANIFIIKCSREMEKKYPQPKGQKKKKVVKYGMGGLIILFLVAIIWFPLLFMSLVRSVVGVVNQPTDVTVTLKLGGYEPLFTMSAQQPSIVPFTHQAYEELSKQFDPHPLAMQFISQYSPEDIVTAQIEGSSGALWRISPPSRAQMKRELYNGTADITLRFTWNFQRDLAKGGTVEYTNEKHTLGLAPNSTARRQLASLLEGTSDQSVVIPHLFPKYIRAPNGPEANPVKQLQPNEEADYLGVRIQLRRERVGSGAAGFLEWWVIELQDCQADCNLLPMVIFSDKVSPPSLGFLAGYGIMGLYVSIVLVIGKFVRGFFSEISHSIMFEELPCVDRILKLCQDIFLVRETRELELEEELYAKLIFLYRSPETLIAWTRDKD, from the exons CCTGCCTCTTCCGCATCAACGCGCTCTCGCTGGTCTACCTGCTGTTTCTGCTCCTGCTGCCCTGGTTCCCGGGCCCCTCCGGGCACAGCATCCCAG GTCACACCGGCCGCCTCCTGCGAGCCCTGCTGGGTTTCAGCCTCCTCTTCCTGGCAGCCCACCTCACCTTCCAGATATGCCTGCACACCGTGCCCCACCTGGACCAGCTTCTGGGGCCGAGCT GCAGCACCTGGGACACCGTCTCCCGACACATTGGGGTCACGAG GCTGGACCTGCAGGACGTGCCGAACGCCATCCGCCTGGTGGCCCCCGACCTGGGTGTCCTGGCGGCCTCCTCCCTGTGCCTTGGCGTCTGCGGGCGCCGTACGCGGACGGCCCGGCGGAGCCAGCGCGCCCAGGAGCCG GACCATGATAATGGGGGCGTGGACACCGGCTCCCTGGTGGGGCTGCAGGAAGCCCCTGCACTGACCCACAAGCGGAGATCTTGGCTGGCCGCCCGGTTCCGGATCACAGCGCACTGGCTGCTGGTGGCCGCTGGGCGGACTCTGGCCGTAGTGCTCCTCGCGCTGGCAG GCATCGCCCACCCGTCAGCCTTCTCCAGCGTCTACTTCCTGCTGTTCCTGACCGTCTGCACCTGGTGGGCCTGCCACTTTCCCATCAGCCCCCTGGGCTTCAGCGCACTCTGCGTCACGGTGGGCTGCTTTGGCGCCGGCCATCTCCTCTGCCTCTACTGCTACCAGACGCCCCTCGCCCAGTCCATGCTCCCGCCTGCCAGCATCTGGGCCAG GGTGTTCGGGCTCAAGGACTTCGTGCCCCCCCCCAACTGCTCCAGCCCCAACGCGCTGGTCCTCAACACCAGCCATGAATGGCCCGTGTACGTGAGCCCCGGCATCCTGCTGCTGCTCTGCTACACCGTGACCTCGCTCCTGAAGCTGCAAGCGCGCTGGCCCGCGGACCGG GGGAAGGAGGCGGCCGGGGGCGACATGGAGCTGGAGGTGGAGCTGACCGAGGTGGAGCAGCGGCCCCAGGGCCAGGCCGGGGCTCCAGCCACCAGGGAGGAGGAGGCCACGCAG CACACGATGCCTGTGCCGCCGGACCGTGAGGACAACTGCATCGTGCACGACCTCACGGGCCACAGCCCTGTCCAGCAGCGGCCCG CGCACCCCAGGCTGACTGGGCCTAAGGAGACGTCTCCGTTGCACGGCCTGGGCCACCTCATCATGGACCAGAGCTACGTATGTGCCCTCATTGCCATGATG GTGTGGAGCATCACCTACCACAGCTGGCTGACCTTCGtgctgctgctctgggcctgtcTCATCTGGACCGTGCGTAGCCGCCACCAGATGGCCATGCTCTGCTCGCCTTTCATATTGCTCTACGGGCTGGCGCTCTGCAGCCTGCGCTACGTGTGGGCCATGGACCTGCGGCCCGAGCTGCCCACCGCCCTGGGCCCCGTCAGCCTGCGCCAGCTGGGACTGGAGCACACCCGCTACCCCTGCCTGGACCTGGGTGCCATG ctgcTGTGCACCCTCACCTTCTGGCTTCTGCTGCGCCAGTTTGTGAAGGAGAAGCTGCTGAAGAGGGCGCGGGACCCCGTGGCGCTGATGGAGGTCACTGTGGCCGCCGCAG AGCCCACCCAGACGCGGACGCTGCTGCGGAGCCTGGGGGAGCTGGTCAGGGGCGTGTACGCCAAGTACTGGGTCTACGTGTGCGGTGGCATGTTCATCATGGTCAGCTTCGCCGGCCGCCTTGTCGTGTACAAGATCGTCTACATGCTGCTCTTCCTGCTCTGCCTCACCCTCTTCCAG GTCTACTACAGCCTGTGGCGGAAGCTGCTCAAGGCGTTCTGGTGGCTGGTGGTGGCCTACACCATGCTGGTGCTGGTGGCCGTCTACACCTTCCAGTTCCAGGACTTCCCCGCCTACTGGCGCAACCTGACCGGCCTCACGGATGAGCA GCTGGGGGACCTGGGCCTGGAGCAGTTCAGCGTGTCCGAGCTCTTCTCTAGCATCCTGGTCCCGGGCTTCTTCCTGCTCGCCTGTATCCTGCAGCTGCACTACTTCCACAGGCCCTTTATGCAGCTCACCGACCCCGAGCACCGCCCCCCGCCCAGCGCCCGCACCCTGCGCTGGGCTCACAG GCAGGACACGGTGAGCGGGACCCCCCTGCTGCagcaagaggaagaggaggcggCACCCAGAGACGAGGGGCTGGGCGTGGCCGGCCCCCACCAGGCCATACAGGTCCCGGAGG ccaGCAAGTGGGGCCTGGTGGCTGAGCGGCTCCTGGACCTGGCCGCCGGCTTCTCGGATGTCCTCACCCGCGCGCAAGTGCTCACGCGGCGTCTGCTAGAGCTGCACGTCTTCAAGATGGTGGCCTTGTACACCGTGTGGGTGGCCCTGAATGAG GTGTCGGTGCTGAACTTCCTGCTGGTCGTGCTGTGGGCCTTCGCCCTGCCTTACCCCCGCTTCCGGCCCATGGCCTCCTGCCTGGCCACCGTGTGGACCTGTATCATCATCGTGTGCAAGATGCTGTACCAGCTCAAGGTCGTCAGCCCCCACGAGTACGCCAGCAACTGCACCGAG ccctttccCAACAGCACGAACCTGCAGAAGACGGAGATCCACGAGTCCTTGCTGTACCGCGGACCCATCGACCCCGCCAACTGGTTCGGGGTGCGGAAGGGCTTCCCGAACCTGGGCTACATCCAA AGCCACCTGCAgatcctgctgctgctggtgttCGAGGCCGTGGTGTACCGCTGCCAGGACTACCACCGCCGCCGGCGCCAGCTGGCCCCGCTGCCGGCCCAGGCTGTCTGCGCCGATGGTACCCGCCAGCAGCTGGACCGCGACCTGCCCAGCTGCCTCAAGTACTTCGTCAACTTCTTCTTCTACAAGTTCGGGCTGGAG ATCTGCTTCCTGATGGCCGTGAACGTGATTGGACAGCGCATGAACTTCATGGTCATCCTGCATGGCTGCTGGCTGGTGGCCGTCCTCACCCGCCGGCGCCGTGAGGCCATCGCCCGCCTCTGGCCCAGCTACTGCCTCTTCCTGGCACTCTTCCTGCTCTACCAGTACCTGCTGTGCCTGGGCATCCCCCCTGCCCTGTGCATTG ACTACCCGTGGCGCTGGAGCCGTGCTATCCCCATGAACTCTGCCCTGATCAGGTGGCTGTACCTGCCGGACTTCTTCAGTGCCCCCAACGCCACCAACCTCATCA ATGACGTCCTCCTGCTGCTCTGCGCCTCCCAGCAGTGGCAGGTGTTCTTGGCCGAGCGCACGGAGGAGTGGCAGCACGTGGCAGGCATTAACACTGATGACCTGGAGCTGCTGCAGGGGGAGCCCAACCCCGTGCCCAACTTCATCCACTGCAG GTCCTACCTCGACATGCTGAAGGTGGCCGTCTTCCGCTACCTCTTCTggctggtgctggtggtggtgtttGTCACGGGGGCCACACGCGTCAGCATCTTCGGGCTGGGCTACCTGCTGGCCTGCTTCTACCTGCTGCTGTTTGGCACCAGCCTGCAGCAGAAGGACACGCGCACCCGCCTTGTGCTATGGGACTGCCTCATTCTCTACAACGTCACCGTCATCGTCTCCAAGAACATGCTCTCG CTCCTGTCCTGCGTCTTCGTGGAGCAGATGCAGAGCAGCTTCTGCTGGGTCATCCAGCTCTTCAGCCTCGTGTGCACGGTCAAAGGCTACTACAACC CTAAGGAGATGCTGGGCCGCGACCAGGACTGCCTGCTGCCTGTGGAGGAGGCGGGCGTCCTGTGGGACAGCGTCTGCTTCCTATTCCTGCTGCTGCAGCGCCGCGTCTTCCTCAGCTATTACTTCCTGCACGTCCGAGCCGAGCTCCGCGCCACTGCCCTGCAGGCCTCCAG GGGCTTTGGCCTCTACAATGCTGCCAACCTCAAGACCATCGAGCTCCACCGCAGGGCGGAGGAGAAGTCGCTGGCCCAGCTGAAGAGACA GATGGAGCGCATCCGGGCCAAGCAGGAGAAGCACAGGCAGAGCCGGGCCAGGCGCGGCCACCCGCAGGGCTCCCTGGACCCCAGCCAGGAGTCAG GGCCCGGCAGTGCAAGGGGCTCCTCGCCACGGCCACAGTGGTGGCGATCCTGGCTGGACCACGCCACAG TCATCCACTCCGGGGACTACTTCCTGTTCGAGTCGGAcagcgaggaggaggaggaggtgcaGCCCGAGGACGCCCAGCAGTCAGCACAGAGCGCCTTCCAG ATGGCGTACCAGGCGTGGGTGACCAATGCCCAGATGGTGCTGCACCAGCAGCGGCAGGAGCAGGCAGGGCCGCTGCCCACGG GCGGTGACCCCAGCCAGGAGGCAGAGCTGGCAGAGGGCTTGGAGGATGAGGTAGCCG GCCGCAGCCACGTGATGCAGCGAGTGCTGAGCACCATGCAGTTCCTGTGGGTGCTGGGCCAGGCGCTCGTGGACGAGCTGACGCGCTGGCTGCACGACTTCACGCGGCACCACCGCGCCACGAGTGACGTGCTGCGTGCTGAGCGCTACCTGCTCACGCAGGAGCTGCTCCGG GGCGGAGAGGTGCGCCGGGACGTGCTGGACCAGCTGTATGCCAGTGAAGCTGAGATGATCCGTGATGCACTGAGCACCCCGTCCAG CGGGCTGGGGGCGGAGGAGCCACAGAGCAGCGTGACCGAGGACATCAGCAGCCCTCTGAGCGCCAGCTGTAACACCCAGAGCAGCGGCGAGGAGATGGTCACcgagcccagggcttccctgcacGGCTCCCGGGAGCTTCCCACCAGCGGCCGCGCCAGAATGCGCACAGCCAGCGAGCTGCTCCTGGACAG GTGCCTGCACATCCCGGAGCTGGAGGAGGCCGAGCGATTCGCGGCGGGACAGGGCCGCGTGCTGCGGCTGCTGGAGGCCGTGTACCAGTGTGTGGCCGCCCATTCGGAGCTGCTCTGCTACTTCGTCATCATCCTCAACCACATGGTCACCGCCTCGGCCGCCTCCCTGATGCTGCCCGTGCTGGTCTTCCTGTGGGCCATGCTGTCCATCCCACGGCCCAGCAAGCGCTTCTGGATGACGGCCATCATCTTCACCGAG GTCACGGTGGTCGCCAAGTACCTGTTCCAGTTCGGCTTCTTCCCCTGGAACAGCTACGCCGTGCTGCGGCGCTATGAAAACAAGCCCTACTTCCCGCCACGCATCCTGGGCCTGGAGAAGAGCGACAGCTACATCCAGTACGACCTGCCGCAGCTCATGGTGCTCTTCTTCCACCGCGCCCAGCTGCTG TGCTATGGCCTCTGGGATCACGACGAGGACCCTGTCCCGAAGGAGCGTGACAGGGGTGGTGGGAAGGACAAGGCGGCTGAGGAGGAGCCGGCCCTGCTGGGACCCCAGGGGGAGCCAGGGGTGGCCAGGGCCCCCACTGAGGACGACATCCCAGTGGAAGCAAAGGACGGGTCCCCAGAGCCCCGTGACGAGAGGCGCGTCAGCCTGCgtctcaggaagagaaagaaggagagcaCAGGACCCAGAGGACGGGAAGCCACTG AAAGCGAGGACGACAAGGAGGTGGGAGCAGAGGCGGCGGCTGCAGAGAGCGAGGAGAGGCAGAGCCGCCACTGCACAAGAGCGAGGGCCCTGGGGCTCCAGCTGCAGAGCTTCTGCCTGTCCCT GGCCCGGAGCGTGTACTGGCCTGTAAGGCGCTTCTTCCACGACATTCTGCACACTAAGTACCGCGCGGCCACCGACGTCTATGCTCTCATGTTCCTGGCCGACGTCGTCGACTTCGTCATCATCATGTTCGGATTCTGGGCCTTTGGG AAGCACTCGGCGGCCACAGCCATCACGTCCTCCCTGTCAGACGACCAGGTGCCAGAGGCCTTCTTGGTCATGCTGCTGATCCAGTTCGGCACCATGGTCGTCGACCGCGCCCTCTACCTGCGCAAGACCGTGCTGGGCAAGCTGGCCTTCCAGGTGGTCCTGGTGCTGGCCGTGCACCTGTGGATGTTCTTCATCCTGCCCGCCGTCACCGAGCG CATGTTCAGCCAGAACGCGGTGGCCCAGCTGTGGTACTTCGTCAAGTGCATCTACTTCGCCCTGTCCGCCTACCAGATCCGCTGCGGCTACCCCACCCGCATCCTCGGCAACTTCCTCACCAAGAAGTACAACCACCTGAACCTCTTCCTCTTCCAGGG GTTCCGGCTGGTACCATTCCTGGTGGAGCTGCGGGCTGTGATGGACTGGGTATGGACGGACACCACGCTGTCCCTGTCCAACTGGATGTGCGTGGAGGACATCTATGCCAACATCTTCATCATCAAGTGTAGCCGAGAGATGGAAAAG aaataCCCCCAGCCCAAGgggcagaagaagaagaaggtcgTCAAGTACGGCATGGGCGGCCTCATCATCCTGTTCCTCGTGGCCATCATCTGGTTCCCGCTGCTCTTCATGTCCCTCGTGCGGTCCGTGGTCGGCGTCGTCAACCAGCCCACTGACGTCACCGTCACCCTCAAGCTGGGTGGCTACGAG CCCCTGTTCACCATGAGCGCCCAGCAGCCGTCCATCGTGCCCTTCACGCACCAGGCCTACGAGGAGCTGTCCAAGCAGTTTGACCCCCACCCG CTGGCCATGCAGTTCATCAGCCAGTACAGCCCCGAGGACATCGTCACGGCGCAGATCGAGGGGAGCTCCGGGGCCCTTTGGCGCATCAGCCCACCAAGCCGGGCGCAGATGAAACGAGAACTGTACAACGGCACTGCCGACATCACCCTGCGCTTCACCTGGAACTTCCAGAG GGACCTGGCCAAGGGCGGCACGGTGGAGTACACCAACGAGAAGCACACCCTGGGCCTGGCCCCCAACAGCACCGCCCGGAGGCAGCTGGCCAGCCTGCTGGAGGGCACCTCAGACCAGTCCGT GGTCATCCCCCACCTCTTCCCCAAGTACATCCGTGCCCCCAACGGGCCTGAAGCCAACCCCGTGAAGCAGCTGCAGCCCA ACGAGGAGGCCGACTACCTGGGCGTGCGCATCCAGCTGCGCAGGGAGCGCGTGGGCTCGGGGGCGGCTGGCTTCCTCGAGTGGTGGGTCATCGAGCTGCAGGACTGCCAGGCTGACTGCAACCTGCTGCCCATGGTCATCTTCAGCGACAAGGTCAGCCCGCCCAGCCTGGGCTTCCTGGCCGGCTACGG CATCATGGGGCTGTACGTGTCCAT